Proteins encoded by one window of Rhinolophus ferrumequinum isolate MPI-CBG mRhiFer1 chromosome 13, mRhiFer1_v1.p, whole genome shotgun sequence:
- the ASXL2 gene encoding putative Polycomb group protein ASXL2 isoform X3 has protein sequence MLHTNSRGEEGIFYKVPGRMGVYTLKKDVPDGVKELSEGSEESSDGQSDSQSSENSSSSSDGGSNKEGKKSRWKRKVSSRLSQPSSPQSGCPSPTIPAGKVISPSQKHSKKALKQALKQQQQKKQQQQCRPTMSISSNQHLSLKTVKAASDSVTVKPAIWEGKQSDGQSSSSQNSNSSFSSSVKVENPLLGSGKKSFQRSDRLHTRQMKRTKCAEIDVETPDSILVNTNLRALINKHTFSVLPGDCQQRLLSLLPEVDRQVGPDGLMKLNGSALNNEFFTSAAQGWKERLSEGEFTPEMQVRIRQEIEKEKKVEPWKEQFFESYYGQSSGLSLEDSKKLTASPSDPKVKKSPAEQPKSLLPSEASPASIVPVMPQLESKEEVVCMPSPVKKEEHESQAKVYPNSKSTEPLLSSASDTYELSSVLPVKCPKDEAVSEQKPIASAEQEPEKTSHLTTASNHNKNERQEALVTSPSKSKSPGVEKSIMKPIIEAGLQETAMKEPSSTLVDHSPESLKRKSSLTQEEVPTSWEKRPRVTENRQHQQPFPVSPQPFLNRGDRIQVRKVPPLKIPVSRISPMPFPTSQVSPRARFPVSITSPNRTGARTLADIKAKAQLVKAQKAAAAAAAAAAAAASVGGTIPGPGPGGGQGPGEGGERNTARGGNPDSDRVSETGKGPALELAGPGSRGGTRELLPCGSETQPQSESKTTGQAQPRSVSGAQLQQTPTVPPTSAISGAGTSIPSPAHTNALPPALGKLCHEKLNPSKASATVSSLSHLQGPNQCRQEKVSSAPTGPALISGASPVHFAADGTVEPKAGSSSKNTPNPSASAETTARASVDITSSPLTSLLIAATLEKLSIPQVSVTVAPTGLAPSSSTLPAASSLKTPGTSSNTNGPISRTSSSIPANNPLVTQLLQGKDVPMEQILPKPLTKVEMKTVPLTAKEEIGIGAPTGTNITDNSTREEVHERPSHPAIQQLGKTLQSKHLPQVPRPLQLFSGKDLRDSGIDTHQHQEGLSKATQDQILQTLIQRVHVQRQNVLSFVQPSQFNFTHSGFQLENISTSQRFMLGFAGRRTSKPAMAGHYLLNISTYGRGSESFRRTHSVNPEDRFCLNSPNEALKMGYTDCKNATGDSSSGKEDTDEESTDDEQESGMVKQEPPASQSSGKCEAGLGPHSRETVSASDCLTKKNVMAETPVHELTTLSKENYLFTRGQTFDEKTLARDFIQAAQKQMAHAARGKTMHSSPELFNSTALPPADSPTHQPLLLPPLQTPKLYGSPTQVGPSYRGMINVSTSSDMDHNAAVPGMPDCSQVSSNVGDVMSFSVTVTTIPAGQALNPGSHGQTIPVQAFPEENSIEDTPSKCYCRLKAMIMCKGCGAFCHDDCIGPSKLCVSCLVVR, from the exons GCTctaaaacagcagcagcagaagaagcagcagcagcaatgcAGGCCAACCATGTCCATCTCCTCCAATCAGCATCTCTCTCTGAAGACTGTCAAAGCAGCCAGTGACTCTGTAACTGTCAAACCTG CAATATGGGAAGGAAAACAATCAGATGGACAGTCAAGCAGCTCTCAGAACTCAAATTCAAGCTTTTCTTCTTCAGTTAAAGTGGAAAATCCTTTGCTAGGCTCGGGGAAGAAGTCATTCCAAAGGTCTGACAGACTCCACACAA gGCAGATGAAAAGGACGAAATGTGCTGAAATTGATGTTGAGACACCAGACTCCATTCTGGTTAATACAAATCTTCGAGCACTGATCAACAAACACACCTTTTCAGTTCTTCCTGGAGATTGCCAACAGCGACTGCTTTCACTACTTCCAGAGGTGGATCGACAG GTTGGTCCAGATGGTCTGATGAAGTTAAACGGCTCAGCCCTTAACAATGAATTCTTCACTTCAGCGGCACAAGGCTGGAAGGAAAGACTCTCAGAAG GTGAGTTTACACCTGAGATGCAGGTGAGAATTCGACAAGAGattgagaaggagaaaaaagtagAGCCATGGAAAGAACAATTCTTTGAAAGCTACTATGGTCAGAG TTCTGGCCTGAGCCTTGAGGATTCAAAGAAGTTGACAGCTTCACCCAGCGATCCCAAAGTAAAGAAAAGCCCAGCAGAGCAACCAAAATCCTTGCTTCCTTCAGAGGCCTCTCCTGCCAGTATAGTCCCAGTAATGCCCCAGTTAGAGTCAAAAGAAGAAGTAGTGTGTATGCCATCACCAGTCAAAAAAGAAGAGCACGAAAGCCAAGCTAAGGTGTATCCAAACTCGAAATCCACGGAGCCCCTCCTTTCCTCAGCTAGCGATACATATGAGCTTAGCAGCGTTCTTCCCGTCAAGTGCCCGAAGGATGAGGCTGTCTCAGAGCAGAAGCCCATTGCCTCGGCTGAACAGGAGCCTGAGAAAACGAGTCATCTCACTACAGCTTCCAATCATAACAAAAATGAGAGACAAGAGGCTTTAGTTACATCTCCAAGCAAATCCAAGAGTCCTGGAGTGGAGAAATCAATAATGAAGCCCATCATAGAAGCAGGTCTACAGGAGACCGCTATGAAAGAGCCTTCATCAACTCTGGTTGATCACAGCCCAGAAAGCCTCAAGAGGAAGTCTTCTCTCACCCAAGAGGAGGTCCCTACGAGCTGGGAGAAAAGGCCGCGTGTCACTGAGAATCGCCAGCACCAGCAGCCATTTCCAGTCTCGCCGCAGCCCTTTCTCAATAGAGGGGACAGGATCCAGGTGCGAAAAGTACCACCTCTCAAG ATCCCGGTCTCCAGAATCTCCCCCATGCCGTTTCCTACATCGCAGGTCTCTCCCAGGGCTCGTTTTCCAGTCTCCATCACTAGTCCTAACAGAACAGGAGCCAGAACTCTTGCAGACATCAAAGCAAAAGCCCAGCTGGTCAAAGCACAGAAGGCAGCAGCTGCCGCTGCAGCCGCAGCTGCTGCAGCCGCCTCCGTTGGAGGGACCATTCCAGGACCTGGCCCAGGGGGTGGACAAGGTCCAGGAGAGGGTGGTGAAAGGAACACTGCTAGAGGGGGGAACCCAGACTCGGACAGAGTCAGTGAAACTGGAAAGGGCCCCGCACTGGAACTGGCAGGACCTGGAAGCAGGGGAGGTACGAGAGAGCTTTTACCCTGTGGTTCAGAGACTCAGCCCCAATCTGAGAGCAAGACCACAGGCCAGGCACAGCCTCGCAGTGTCTCTGGAGCACAACTACAGCAAACCCCCACAGTGCCTCCAACCTCTGCCATCAGTGGAGCAGGCACAAGTATCCCATCACCAGCTCACACTAACGCACTCCCACCAGCTTTAGGGAAATTGTGTCATGAGAAACTGAATCCCTCCAAGGCATCAGCCACAGTGTCCTCTCTTAGCCACCTGCAAGGGCCCAATCAGTGCAGGCAGGAGAAGGTTTCTTCTGCTCCAACAGGACCTGCTCTAATCTCAGGTGCCTCACCTGTTCATTTTGCAGCTGATGGCACAGTTGAGCCCAAAGCAGGTTCTAGTAGTAAGAATACACCAAACCCTTCAGCCTCAGCAGAGACAACGGCTAGGGCTTCAGTGGATATTACATCTTCTCCTTTAACATCTTTATTAATAGCAGCCACTTTAGAAAAGCTTTCTATACCCCAGGTCAGTGTAACTGTAGCACCTACTGGATTGGCTCCATCCTCGAGCACTTTGCCAGCAGCTTCTAGCCTTAAAACTCCAGGAACTTCTTCAAATACAAATGGACCCATTTCAAGGACAAGCTCTAGTATCCCTGCTAATAATCCTTTGGTCACTCAGCTGCTCCAGGGCAAAGATGTGCCCATGGAGCAGATTCTGCCTAAACCTCTCACCAAAGTTGAAATGAAAACTGTTCCACTGACTGCAAAAGAGGAAATAGGGATAGGAGCACCCACAGGCACCAACATAACAGATAACAGCACCAGAGAGGAAGTTCACGAGAGGCCGTCTCATCCAGCGATACAGCAGCTGGGTAAAACCTTGCAAAGTAAGCATCTCCCCCAGGTTCCGAGACCCCTTCAGCTCTTTTCAGGTAAGGATCTGAGGGACTCTGGCATTGACACACACCAACACCAAGAAGGACTAAGTAAAGCAACCCAAGACCAGATCCTTCAGACTCTCATCCAGAGGGTTCATGTGCAGAGGCAGAATGTTCTCTCCTTTGTACAGCCCTCCCAGTTCAACTTCACTCACTCAGGTTTCCAGTTAGAAAACATCTCCACAAGCCAGAGGTTCATGCTGGGTTTTGCTGGCAGAAGGACATCAAAGCCTGCAATGGCAGGTCACTACTTACTTAACATTTCCACCTATGGCCGGGGTTCAGAGAGCTTTAGGAGGACCCATTCTGTAAACCCTGAAGACCGTTTTTGTCTGAATAGTCCCAATGAGGCCTTGAAAATGGGATATACAGACTGTAAAAATGCAACCGGAGATAGTAGCAGCGGTAAAGAAGATACTGATGAGGAAAGCACGGATGATGAGCAAGAATCTGGCATGGTGAAGCAGGAGCCCCCGGCTTCCCAGAGTTCGGGCAAGTGTGAAGCAGGTTTAGGACCCCACAGTAGAGAAACTGTGTCCGCCAGTGATTGTTTAACTAAAAAGAATGTGATGGCAGAGACACCAGTGCACGAGCTAACCACTTTAAGCAAGGAGAATTACCTGTTCACTAGAGGCCAAACATTTGATGAGAAGACTCTAGCCAGAGATTTTATTCAGGCAGCACAGAAGCAAATGGCTCACGCAGCGAGAGGTAAGACGATGCATAGCAGCCCTGAGCTTTTCAATTCCACGGCTCTTCCCCCTGCAGACAGTCCCACCCAtcagcctctcctcctcccaccactGCAAACCCCAAAGCTCTATGGAAGCCCCACCCAGGTTGGGCCCAGCTACCGGGGCATGATCAATGTCTCCACCTCCTCTGACATGGACCATAACGCGGCCGTACCGGGGATGCCTGACTGCAGCCAGGTGTCTAGCAACGTAGGTGATGTCATGTCCTTTTCAGTGACTGTCACTACCATCCCTGCTGGCCAAGCTCTGAATCCCGGCAGCCATGGCCAGACTATTCCTGTGCAGGCCTTTCCTGAGGAGAACAGCATCGAGGACACGCCTTCGAAATGTTACTGCCGATTGAAAGCCATGATCATGTGCAAGGGGTGTGGCGCCTTCTGCCACGATGATTGCATTGGCCCCTCTAAACTGTGTGTTTCCTGCCTTGTCGTTCGGTAA